The genomic DNA TCGCGGCCTGATGTTCAAGAATAAAAAAGAAGTGGATTACGCTCTTGTGTTTGATTTCAACAAGGCGTTAAAGGATTCTGCCGCAATACATATGTTCTTCGTGTTCTTTCCGATAGATGTCGTCTATCTGCGCGATAGCAAAGTTGTGGATATTCATCGGGCAGTCAAGCCGTTTACTGCGTACCTTGCGCCAAAAAAGCATGCAGACACGCTTATCGAGCTTCCGCAGGGGACTATTTGGAAGAGTGGCATTTCCATTGGCGATGAGATTGTGACGACGAGCGGTTGAGGCGTGCATTTAAGAAAACAATCTATTTAATGCTGCGTATGAAAAGCACTTTATGCATTGTTCATATTGCTCAAAGCCCGCCGTTATTTACCGGCGATACGAAGGCCGCGCGCTTTGCCGCCGTCATTTTATTCATTCTTTTGAAAGAATTGTCAAGCGCACAATACGCGAGAACCGTTTAATTGACAAAAAAAAACATATCGCCGTGGGACTGTCAGGAGGGAAGGACTCCTGCGCGCTTCTGTACATTCTTCATTCAATCACAAAAGACCGCCCGAATATCAAATTGTCTGCAATTCTTATAAACGAAGGCATCAAAGGATACCGCACAGAAAAGCATGCAAAAGCGATTTGCAAAAAGTTCAAAGTCCCGCTTCATATCGCTTACTTCAAAAAAGAGTGGGGAAAGACGCTTGATGAATTAATGAAACGGGAAAAGAAAAACAATGCTTCAGATAACCTTAAGGCATGCACATACTGCGGAACAATGCGCAGGTTTCTGATAAATAAAACCGCGCGCGAAATAGGCGCAGATACTGTTGCAATCGGGCACAATCTTGACGATGAGGCGCAGGCGATAATGGCGAATTACATACGCGGCGATTTGCTGCGCGGCGTCAGGCTTGGCGCGAATGCGTTTTCAATCCAGGATTCGCGGTTCATTCCCCGTATTAAGCCACTGCGCGAAGTGCTTGAAAAGGAGGTCGCGGTTTACGCAATACTTAAGGGCTTTAATGCTGATTTTGGTGAATGCCCTTATGCTGAGCAAAGCTTTCGTTGGGATGTAAGAAATATTCTCAATAACCTTGAAACCAAATACCCCGGAACAAAATATTCTGTTTTGCGCACGTTTGACCGGATAAAGCCCGCTCTTGAGGCGACAACAAAGACAACTGCGGGAATAGGCACATGCAAGATATGCGGCGAGCCTGCGTCAAATGATGTCTGCAAAGTGTGCGAACTGATTGCCCGAGCATAGTTTAAATATTCTACGTCGAAGTGCTCAAATGGGTACTTCGGCATCGTTGGAAGGATCAAATGATATGTATTGGCGTAAGAAATACAATTCTTAAGAAACAGTCTAGGGACGATGTTGTAGATTTAAAGCTTAAGGCGCTTCGGATTATTGTAACTTCTTCAACCGAAAACAACCCCCTACACTATTGAAGAAATCCTTAATAAAATGGAAGAACTCTACGACATCAAACCTACTGATTTGACGTTACTGTATGGAACAATCGGCGTTATGCAAAGAGAATTATTTCCTTATATTGGAAGGGTAAAAAGCAGTTGCCGAGCAGATACTAAAACGCGCTATTTTTTCCGCACCAATAAATTCCAAGAAACCTCTAATGAACACGTTGGACATGTGCTAGAAAACTTTCTTAAAGCTCTTGAAATGGTTGAGACTGAGTTGTATTGATGGCTTAGCATCACCCTCTGCTGTTGATCCGTTTTAACATATCGTCAAGTGATTTTTTCCTGATTTCATCCTTTGTCGGAATGTGCGATATGTTGGTAGGTGCGGTATTTCGCATCAATTCTGCACGCCGGTCCATTTCACTTATCAATGGAATCACTTTAATTTTATTCTTGTCTTCTATTGCAGCCATATTGTTCACCAACTAGATTATTTTAGCGCTTATATTTCCAGTCAAGCTTGTCGAGTTCTTCTTTTCTTTTTTTCTCTTTGGCAAGCGTTTCTTCATTTGTTGCAGCCTTTTTCCAGTCCTCGAGCTGAAGTTTTTTGGCGTTCTTTGTAATCATGATTTCCTCGCGCTTTTTTTCTGCTTCAGCCGCGAGCTTCTTATGCTTTATGGCTTCAAGGCGCGCCTTTTCCTTGTCGTCGCGCTCATTTTTTGACCATTTGTCCAGAATCTTTCCGAAAAATCCCATGATGTAATTTGGCGCCAAGACTATATATTTCTTGAGATTCGCGCGCTTTGCATGAAAATCTTTATAAATATTCACCACAACTACGTAATATAACATCGTCAGATGTCGCAGTGAGATTATGGGTTATGGATGGCTTGTAGAAAAATGGGATGATGCCATAACTAATAATCCCGTTGATGCGATTAGAATAAAGCATAAAGAGCTTCTGCAAACGTATGGTGATAAAGAATTTCTTTCCAAAACATTGGGTGAACAAATAGATGATGTTTGGATAGAAACGCCGCTAAATGTCGGATTTAAAAAATTTGGTATACGTTCCGAGTTAACGCCGGATATATGCGCCATATCCGCTGATTGCGCGTATTATTTGGCGGAATTAAAAGTTCCCGAAGGCTCGAAAAAAAGCGCGAGGCGCGACATTAAACAATGTTCCAGAGTGCTTGTCGATTATGGTCTTCCGCATACTTGCGTAATAATACACGACGGCGTTGCAGAAGTTTTAAACATCGGCACGTCGTCATATAGGACTTGCAGAAAATTATGAGTGTTACATCTCTTCAAGCGCGTCAATTCCAAGAAGCTCAAGTCCGTTGCCGATGGTCTGCCTTACTGCAGAAACGAGATGAAGGCGCGCGTTTTTTAGCTCCTCGTTTTCTGCTTTTAAGACAGGCACTTTCTGGTAAAATGCGTTGAAAAGATGCGTTAATTCAAGAAGATAAACTGTGACCAAATGAGGCTGGTAGGATTGCGCCGACTTTATTATAGCCTCCGGGAATTCTGAAATCTTTTTAAGAAGCGCCACTTCATCCGGCTCTTTCAATAGTGTTGCATCAGGTTTTTTCCCTGCATGTCCTGACCTCAAAATCGATGACGCGCGGGCATACGTGTATTGCACATAAGGGCCTGTATCTCCGTCAAACTGGGCTACTTCTTCTTTGTTGAAAAGTATTGTTTTGTCCGAAGATGTCTTTATGAGCGCAAACTTCAGCGCGCCGATTCCGACCTTTTCTGCGGCGTTTTCTTTTTTTGCAAGCTGCGGATGGCTTTTTTCTATGATTTCTGCAACATATTCTTTAAGCTCGTCTATTGTGTCATCAAGAAACACCACAAGGCCTTTTCTGGATGACATTTTTCCTTCCGGAAGCATGACTAATCCGTTCTTGACGTGATGCATGTTTTTTGCATTTTCATAGCCCAAAAGCTCAAGCATCTTGAAAAGTTGCTGGAAGTACTGTTCCTGTTCCGCACCGACTACGTAAATCGACTTTTTTACATGATATTTCTCGAATTTATGTGCGGCAAGTGCAAGGTCTTTTGTTGCATAAAGTGTTGTTCCGTCAGAGCGCAATATGATGCAGTTAGGCATTCCATAATCCTTGAGTTTTGCAACAGTTTCGCCGTTAATGTCCTTGAACGCAATTCCTTTTTCAATGGCTTTTTGCACAACTACGCGCCCCGGCTTTTCAAAATCGCTTTCAAAAAATATTGTGTCGAATTTTATTCCAAGGCGCTTATATGTCATGTCAAAGCCCTCAATGCACCATCCTTTAACTTTTTTCCATAATGCGATTGTTTCTTTGTCACCCGACTCAATTTTTTTAAGAAGCTCGCGTGCCTCTTTCTCAAGCTCGGGATTGTCTGTTGCCGCGGTATTGAATTTAGTGTAAAATTCGCCGATAAACCTATCTGGTTTTTTGGGGATTGGGGTCCCCAAAAGCTTGCCGTCCGTAGACGGCATGATCTTGTCAGGGATTTTTCCAGCACCCCATTTCATATATCCGAGAACCGTTTTTGCGATATGGATTCCGCTGTCGTTGTAATAATTCACGCGCAAGACATTAAATCCTGCCGCAGACATTATGCGCGAAATACTGTCGCCAAGAAATGTGTTTCTTGCGTGGCCAATATGCATCGGTTTGTTCGGGTTCGGCTCTGAAAATTCGACCATGACTTTTTCCTTTTTGCCGAATCCGCTTTGTCCATAATGATTGTCAATATTCAAAAGCTCCTGTCCTATTGCTGCCCAATCAGCATAAAAATTAATGTATGGCCCTGATGCTTCGGCTTTTTTTATCAGCGATTTTTTTGGAATTTTTATTTTCTCCGCAATCTCTTTCGCAATCTGCATCGGATTTTTCTTTTGCTCTTTTGCAAGCGCAAAGCACGGAAAAGAAATGTCGGCGTCAACGCCTTTTGGTGGGTTCTCAAGGCGCTCTGCAAAAACTCCCGCATCCTTTAGAAGCGCAGCTACTTCGTTTTTGAATGTTTCGCGCGCGTATTGGCCTTTCTTTTCTGGCATAAATAACTATTATTACGAATGTTTATATATTGAAATACGAATGGCTGAATACGTTTTATCAAGTTGTTAACACCACAATTCCAATTCGCTCATTCGTATTTGCTGTTTCTGTAAAACTCTTCAGGCATATTCATCACAATATTCTCTTCGATTTCAGATTTGTCAAGAGAATCACCCATGATATTTATGTAATCGTTATCCTTAATGTCCGACGCTTTTGCTTTGTTGAGTATTATTTTGTAGATCTCGCCGCCGTTTTCAAAAAGAATGAGGGTGTAGCCAATAGTTTATTGAAGATTATTTTTCGCAAAATGCGCATCGGCGTTCTCGCGCATTTCCCGAAGCGCGCCATCTATTACTCCTTTCCCGAAAATATTCTCAAAAATCATCATCCTCGGAGCAATGTTTATGCCATATATGAATATCTTGTTTTCATTCATAGCAGCATACATCTGGCAGACGTCTGCGCCAATTTTCCCGGCAGTCGCAATTATTGCATTTTCATCGCTATCGGAAAGCGTAAAAGCCGCGTCGTTTTTTAGCGCGTAAGCTTTTTTCCCGGCAACAAGCACTCTTATTTTTTCAGAAGTTTTAACAATTTCCTGTATTAGTATGGGCTGGTCTAGCTTTTCCATTGTGTCAATGATGCCGATTGCGGATTCTTTTGAATCTACAGTCATTGCTCCGTCTTTCTGGTAAGGCAGCTTCACAGTAATGGGGTATTTGAAATTTTCGAAATTCTGAATTATTGCTTCTTTTGAGGATGCGAAATAAGTTTTCGGAGACTTTATGCCGTTTTTCTTAAGTCCGAAATAAATTGGAACCAAAAACTCGCTTGAGCCAAGAAGTATTGCCTTGTAATTGACCGGCATGTATTTTCCATTGTCCTCAAAAATCTTTGCAAGGACATAACCGATGTCGCGGTATTCTTTTTCAACGCGGATGAGGACTGCATCGTATTCCAAAAGGTTTTTGCTTCCAAGAAGCGGCACAACGCCGTCTTCGTTTGATTCTATCACAATTTTTGTTATCGGCGTATGCAGGACTTTGTCAAAATGGTTTTTTGCGCACTTCAAAATTGCTGAA from Nanoarchaeota archaeon includes the following:
- a CDS encoding TIGR00269 family protein, translating into MHCSYCSKPAVIYRRYEGRALCRRHFIHSFERIVKRTIRENRLIDKKKHIAVGLSGGKDSCALLYILHSITKDRPNIKLSAILINEGIKGYRTEKHAKAICKKFKVPLHIAYFKKEWGKTLDELMKREKKNNASDNLKACTYCGTMRRFLINKTAREIGADTVAIGHNLDDEAQAIMANYIRGDLLRGVRLGANAFSIQDSRFIPRIKPLREVLEKEVAVYAILKGFNADFGECPYAEQSFRWDVRNILNNLETKYPGTKYSVLRTFDRIKPALEATTKTTAGIGTCKICGEPASNDVCKVCELIARA
- the argS gene encoding arginine--tRNA ligase, whose protein sequence is MPEKKGQYARETFKNEVAALLKDAGVFAERLENPPKGVDADISFPCFALAKEQKKNPMQIAKEIAEKIKIPKKSLIKKAEASGPYINFYADWAAIGQELLNIDNHYGQSGFGKKEKVMVEFSEPNPNKPMHIGHARNTFLGDSISRIMSAAGFNVLRVNYYNDSGIHIAKTVLGYMKWGAGKIPDKIMPSTDGKLLGTPIPKKPDRFIGEFYTKFNTAATDNPELEKEARELLKKIESGDKETIALWKKVKGWCIEGFDMTYKRLGIKFDTIFFESDFEKPGRVVVQKAIEKGIAFKDINGETVAKLKDYGMPNCIILRSDGTTLYATKDLALAAHKFEKYHVKKSIYVVGAEQEQYFQQLFKMLELLGYENAKNMHHVKNGLVMLPEGKMSSRKGLVVFLDDTIDELKEYVAEIIEKSHPQLAKKENAAEKVGIGALKFALIKTSSDKTILFNKEEVAQFDGDTGPYVQYTYARASSILRSGHAGKKPDATLLKEPDEVALLKKISEFPEAIIKSAQSYQPHLVTVYLLELTHLFNAFYQKVPVLKAENEELKNARLHLVSAVRQTIGNGLELLGIDALEEM